The Aspergillus nidulans FGSC A4 chromosome VIII genome contains the following window.
TCACCCTTTCTTGAGCAACCTTGGCGAGCTTTCTACCGTTGTCTACTTCGAAAACGCGGATATATCCGAGAGTAGAgtctccatcatcctcgcccagGTATGCACTTCCAACAACGAACCGATCCTTTGCCTCCCCGTCTTTGCTTTCCGGAGCTTCAGCTCGAATTACACATTCCAcaatctcttctccttcaagaTCGAAAGCATCTAGGCGTCTGAATAGAATTTCGTCTGCCAGTACAAACTGACTCTTGACAATCTCTTCCCCACTGACCAACTTGCGCTCGATTGTGCCCATACCAAAAGCCTTTTCCGAGGGAGAGTATGCGACGCGTCTCACAGTAGCTTTGATCGGAAGAGTCTGGATCTGTGTAGTCCGTTCCTTATCGACCAGGCCGATCTTCAGCTCCTGCGCTGTAGCCACCGCAATTGACTCTGGATAGGCTTCCGAGTTGAAATGACATATTCGTGATGCTCCTTCTGAATTGACAGCCGAATATATGATGCGGCCTTCGGATCCATAAATTAGACTAGGATTTTCACATGTGGCGAAGACATTGGAGAGGCCGTTGCCCCTGGGTAACTTTTTGAATGTTGGCTGTTCTGAGCCAAGGACAAGCTTGTTCATGCCCGATAGGGAATGGTCTTGGTCGTTATAGTCATACGTTATGACGCTTCCATCAGCCATTGAAATGAAGAGTGTGGGTGCATTCTCCGCCAGTACACTGGCCACGAGAACTGAGCGCGGGAATGCCTCACCAGCAGGACCCAGCGATGTCGAGCTGATGTGGGACAGatcctgcagcttcagcactGAGACTTTGGCCAATTGAGGGAATCCAACAATACAAACATCAGTCGGAGTTGTCGGTAGTGTAACGCCAGAAATTTGGTTGTCCGCGCCAAAGTCTTTCTCCGAGACGACTCGAGCCTCTGACTGAATATCCAACACAGTCACATGTTTGCCGCCCGCGACAAGTACTATCGTGTCGTCGTTAGCAGAAGCCGCTGTGATGATTAATTGATTTTTTGGTGTCCATTCAAAGATAGTCATTCCGCATTCAATATCTGCAATAAGAACTCTCTGCTCAGTAACCTGCAGTATCCGACTGCCCGGTAGATTCGCGGCAAGCAAGGTGTTCTCTGAGAGGCTTAGTCCCAGGAAGCTTTCGAGTTCTTCTGCCTCCCCGTCGGGACTGAAACGAAAAACTCGCGTTTCATTCACGAATGTGACAAGAAGTGTATCCAAAAAGTCACCTCTTGACCCGACTTGCAGACCCCACAGGTCCGTAATATGTTCCATATCGCCCAAGACACCCAACTCCTCCAATCCGACACCACTACGTACACTCCTAAGGGTTCCATCATCGAAAGCTCCAGAGCCAGTGACGATTCGAGCTTGGCCGGATGAAAATTCGTGCATTTGGTTTTCACTGGTACGGTTTCCGAGGTCCATTATCGTGAAATCTAAAACCGGCGCAATGTTGGATAAGGTCTGGATAACTTGAAACGATTGGTCACCGATCCGTATAACCTGCGAATCGCCTTGATGCGATCCCACGAATACCACTCCACCACCGAGATACACCAGAACAGAGGCTCGAGATGTGTTTCCGAGACTGTGTAATTCCCATCGTTCTACTTCAGAATTCCGTAGAACAAGCATCAAGAAGAATAATCTCCCGTAGTCATCCGCTAGCAACCATCTCTGGCTATCGACCTGCTCCCAGGCCACGAAAATTGTCGCTTCTTCAAGAGGTTGTGATACGATTTCATTGTTGTCCGCATCAACGTATTTGATTGACGTTTCACCCAGTATAAGGAGGCCACCTGCGGCGGCTATTAGCAAACTCCAGATAGAGCCTAACTACAGACAAACTCACCGAGTGGAGCAGGAACTGGTATGAGATGGGATGCCCCAAGGTCCAGTTCCTGCGCATAATCCGCAATGCTTGTAAATTCAGACTCAGCACCTGCCGCGGTGCTGTACTTCAACTCACGGACCTTGAGTTTGACCTTTTTCTGGTTGTCCTCGTACAATAGCGCCAACCGCGGCGAACCAGCTTGCACATGCAAGAAAGCGGACGAGCGCACGAAAAGCTCATCAATCCGAGTAATGATCGGTTCACCCAGCTCTCCAATTCGCGGAGCATCGGGACCAGTAGGCAAAGCGACCTGtcgccctctcctcttgcTCGGCAGTTGTATAATAGGTATTACCACGATCATGCCATCGTAGATCTCCAGCGTCATGAACCGGCCGCTTGGATCGATCATGCACCGGCTCCCCGTTCGTGCATCGCGGGAAGACGGATCTGCGATATCGACATAATCCCTCTCCGTCCTGACTTGGTTCCGTGCACTATCCCAGGAGAGTGTGAAGTATGAGTAGCGATCCGTACCGACGAAGAGGTGGTCTGTCGGCGAGTTTGCGGGTGCGGGGAGACATGCTAGCATCGTTACTCTGGCGAATATCGAGCATGATGTAACGAGGGCGAGCCCATCGGGTGTGACGGAGTAGAATTCGAGTTGATTTGCTTTTCTGTAGAATATCAAAGTGTCAGCAAAGAACCTCTAATCTGCGGCTCCAGAGTTCTCATCGCGAGATTCTGGGTACGTACGCAACTACTAGGCACTCGTCCTCAGCGTTCAAGAAATGCAGCTTCAATGCATGCCGAATGCTGCTGGCGCGATGAATTGGCGCAATGTACGACATCTTTCTAAAAGGAAAGTGTCCGGATCCCAACGTTGCGTTTCAGGGTCACCTGCGGGGAAGCACGCTTATCCCAAAAAcaggaaggagaagctgctcGGAAGTGAAAGTCGACCTCAAGAAAGCATCTATAATTGCACCGTCCTGGATCGGGAGGCGCTAAGATTGGGGCAGATAGGACACGGTCGAAGGAACTGTGgtagagaaagatgagagGTCTCGAATATGCAGAAGTTCCCTGGGCGGGCGTTTATGCAGAAATTCGATGACGCTCGCTGCGGACTCCTGGTCTTAACTCCGCGCCAGCCTATTTAGACATTTCAATTCATATATTGATCATTACGAATAACTCAACTGAACAATCTTGGAACTTGAAAATAAAGAGAAGTCTTAATAGATGACTAAGCTGTGCATAAAGTATTAATAATGATACTTGACTCCGAGAAATAGAGTTGCGATCGTAGGGACATTCTGTCCCTTAACAGCATTCGTCATACCGTCTATCACGTTCATACAGTGTCAGAACTCCTTTTGCGGTGGTCAACCGTGAGAGGGGTAGTAGTAAAGCACTAGGCATACATGAACCGCGCCGAGATAACCAAAAAAAACGGGAGTATATGTGCAAAAATCAGTCAGGCTGAAAACAGAATTTAACATAGTCATGACGAGTGAATGGTGGAAGGAGAGGCGAATCATGACCAGACATCCTCCTGGTAGCTGCCACTGCTACGCATATGCTTCAccatctcctctcccttctcggCGGGCAGACCACGCTGAGCCGCGATAATTTGACCTAGCACAAGGTTAACCTCGCGAGCCATGTTCGCAGCGTCACCGCAAACATAGAATGTCGCCTTTTGCTTGAGCAGATCACTGACAAGCTCGGCATGTTCCTTAAGCCGGTGCTGGACGTaaaccttcttctccgattCGCGGGAGAAGGCAGTGATAATCTTCAGGCTGTCACCAAGTTGGTCCTGGAAAACCTATAGCAAACATCGTTGTTAGAACGGCTCAAGGAAAAAATTCCTCGTTTCAAGATTACATACCTTCCATTCATCCTTGTATAGGAAATCTTCGTCGCGCTTGCGGCAGCCAAAGAACAAGACAGTTGGACCAACCTTCTCACCACGGGCAGCCAGAGCAGCTCGTTCTTGAATGAAACCACGGAAAGGAGCGACGCCAGTACCGGGACCAATCATGATGATAGGACGCGAAGGATCAGAAGGCAGCTTGAAGTTGGAATGTCTGACATGAACGGGAACATGAATACCATCGTACTTGTTGCGCGGGCCGTTAATCGCATACGTCTGGCCATGAGGGTCAGGCGAAGGGTCACCgttttgcttctgcttcagtgCAAGGAGATAGTTCGTAGTCACGCCTTTAACAATATGGGTAGCCCCGGGCAAGCGGGTAGACTCCACAACTGCGGTGATGCTAATCTTGTCCTTTTGGAcgagagaagacgaggagatcGAGTAATAACGAGGCTGGATCTTGTTCAAACCCTCAATGAGCAGGGAGAACGGGACATTGGAGAAAGGCTTAGAGGTGATGCTCTGCAGAGCCTGAGCGATGTTGAAACACTGATTGGTGATCTTTTCATGGAAGTAATCCTTATCGCTACCCAGGCGTACAATTTCCGTCTTAGTCTCCTCATCGGGGGCAAAAGCAGCCAGAGTCGAGACGAACTGACGAGAAACAGGAGCACAGACTTCCATGTAGTAACGGACGGCGGCATCATAGGTGGTAGGCGTAGGGATAGGAACTTTGGCGGTAACATCGATTCCCTTAATATTGATGACCGAGTGACGCTTCTCCTCAAGACCAAAGACATTCAGGAACCGATCCACCTCTGCGCCTGCGTTGGTGGGCCAAATGGCAATATGGTCTCCAGTTTGATAAGTGAGGTTGGTTCCAGCGATGCTAATTTCCATGTGCAAGCAGTTGCGGTCTTTGACGGTGAACAGCTCACGAGATTCAACAATGGGTGCGATGTAGGGGTTGTGCGCAGAGTAAGGACCGTTTGGTTGGCCTTCAAGATGTCCCTTGGTAGGCTCACCGAGGTAAACGGAGTTGTCCTCTGGGGTCAATGATTCGTCTTCCGTAACACAGAAAACCGGTTCATAAGAGGCCTCGCGCTCCTGCAAGTTCATAGCCTCAGAAAGCGCAGCCCACATAGGTTCCTTCCATGCCAAGAagtcttcttccattgtaccagcgccatcatcaccctctCCAGCGGAGCCAATTCGTTGCGCACCGAGTTTAGTCAAGGCAGCGTCCACTTGGCGAACCATGGCGTTGTAGTGCTCATACGTGTTATTACCCAGACCGAAAGCGACATACTTGAGGGAGGACAGCGGCTTATCCTCAGCGGAGCCACCACCCTCGAAACTCACGTCGTCGCCAGTGATGAACTGATAGAATTCGACAGCGTTATCGGTAGGCTCACCCTCTCCATAAGTAGCCAGAACAAAAAACGCAACCTTGTCTTCGGGAAACTGGTCCAGATTCTCGTAGTCGTACTCTTCGATGTCGGCCACCATTGTCTTGAGGCCGAATCGCTGAGATCCTTCCTTTGCCAATCTCGAGGCATAGTCCTCTGCCGTTCCAGTTTGGGATCCGTAAAAGATAACACAGTTTTTGCCAGTTTCGTCCATTTTCTCAATTATGTTGCGAGACTTGCCAGCCTTGGCCACGCCGTTCATGGCCGGTCCGGAAGACGCATAGGGATCTTTAGCGACAGCCCAGAAGGTGCCCTTGGTGAAGTAGGCAATGCTACCCGCCAAGAGCACCGCGAGGACAACGACATCAAGAGTATCGAGTTGTGCCATGATGCAGCTCGTCTGCGACGGCCGCAGGAACTGACCGAAATACCGCTCGAGCTAAGAGAGGGGCGGTTAAGAACACGACCCCTATCGCTGGACCACGCTTTGCCAAAAGCAGTGCCTGGTTCCAATGCcgagaggaaaagagggatgaagagagggagaagaaatcaAAGGCAAGCctgaagagagagaaaaggcCACGCAGAAGGTAAGAAAGCGGAGAGAGAGTCGGAGTCCAGGTGGGCGTTCTTAAGTGGCCCGCATAAGACGATTCGGAAGACGGAAAGTCAATGGGATGCTTGTGATGGGGCCAGAAGTTATGACTGAAATCTAAGGCACCAAAAGGGACCACTCTCACCGAGAACCGGCCCCTGCTGTCAGTGTATCAAGGGGGTGACCGTGATGAAAAGTGCGTGTACTTGGTGGGGCCCTGACCGACACCTCGTTCTGGGCTGATGCTCTCAGATAAAGGATAAGAAAGTGCTAAGATATTCTGTTGTAATTTACACTTGGACAACAGACGCAATACCCGGCGATATATATGCAGTTGCAGTCCCCCGCGCTGGCCGGTGCCTGTCCGGGCTGAAGTATGACTTCGGAAGAGAAGTTCGGACTTGCCTCAGGGAAAACTGGAGGTGGCGGCGGAGCGGGTGCTGCCACCAAAGCGCTTTGAGAGCATAGACCCAAGAACGGAGACGACAACACCCATGATTCTGGGGCTTCATACGGGGAAATCTCCCGAACGGGCTGCCGAGCACACTTTCTAGCCGAATTCCGCCTTTTGAGTCCTCCAGCTACCATGTTTACGACTCTTAGGCCACGAGGCGAATTGCCGCAATTGAGCCCTTGTCTGAGTTCTTCTGATGATACTGGTCTGTACCCTGATAAGACGCTGCGGACCTTGAACAGCCGACCGCGATGCTGATCGTTACCGGCATGTGACCTTGAGATATGCGCTCGCAAGGGCGTGACAGTCACTGGCAGGAATACTTTGCGCCAGTTCGATAACCCTGGAACACTACCTGTTCCTGAAGTTTTTTTTATTCCGCTCTCGCACGTTGTTTGATAGACGAGGGGAATTCCAGTGTGGCTGCATGGTGGTATCCTTGCTGGTTCAGAGGACGGACAAATTCCGCACAATTCCAGTCCAAACCTAGCGTACAGTACATTGTGAAGCACGATGACGGCGATAGAAACACATTCCGCGGAAAGATTGATCAAGATTGATCGACTAAAAATTGAATAAGGTGAAAATAGTATTGCCTGGCGTGGCTCTTTCCACTATTTCAGTGCTGTGTCAGATCTCTAAAGTGTGAGATATATAATTGATCACAGCAGTGACCCTGAGGAACCTCCCAAGGTTTGCGAGGTTCAGACGCAAATTGAACTGAGTATCAAGGCTATCTAAGGGCCAGAAAAGGACCAATCCGCATTGCAGTAGGATTTTCCTTCGACAAACCACTCGTCCGTAAAAAAAGGCCatttgaggctgttgatgtGATACCCAAACTTGATTGCACTGCATCTCAAAACTAAAAGCTGCAGACTTCGGGTTTATTCAACCATTTATTGAGACGAAGCCTTTATGCTTACAATGCCGACTGCCTTAGCCTCGTTGAAGTCTGCTGTGTACCGCTTCATCGCCCTGTTGAGCAACGGGATGCCATAAATCACAGTGAGTTTGCTGTTGGGACtccaatatatatagtgtTCTGTTTGGATATGGACAAAAGCAATCAATAAACGTTGCGTTAGCCCCAGTCAGCCGTCAATCGAGTTCGAGCTCCCGAACCTTATGGGAGACGACTTTCGAATTGGACTCCCAGAGACGGTTAGAGAGGATCATTAAGCACACAGATGTGCTGGACTATCGCTCGATGCTCGAGAGGACGGCTGCATGCGCGTACCTATAATTTCAATGCATCAGCCAAAGACCATATGCTGGGCTGAACTGTCCTACTGAAGAAAGTAGCTCGAATTGGCCGGGTGTTTACCTTAAGTCGTAGATATCAAAAGTCCAATCCCGGAACCAAGATAACCCAGTGCTAACCTACCTACTATTCTCTTCATTCACTTTGAGGAAATTGAGCTACGGCCAGCTCAAGCTTTTGGGCATCGCATCTTAGATTGGGATAAGCCGAGGAACTCAGGCACCAGTGGCCAGCTCCATTGAAGTAGTTGTGGACCGTGGAAGCTTGGGTTATCGCATTCAAGGCAACCAAAGAGTCAATGGCAGTTTCTGGGCCCAGTTGAATGAAAATTTGGCGAGAaggataaaagaaaagaaaaaaaaagtgttGCAGTTGTCGAACTGTCTGAACTGAGGCTGGGAGT
Protein-coding sequences here:
- a CDS encoding protein ddbA (transcript_id=CADANIAT00002078); this translates as MSYIAPIHRASSIRHALKLHFLNAEDECLVVAKANQLEFYSVTPDGLALVTSCSIFARVTMLACLPAPANSPTDHLFVGTDRYSYFTLSWDSARNQVRTERDYVDIADPSSRDARTGSRCMIDPSGRFMTLEIYDGMIVVIPIIQLPSKRRGRQVALPTGPDAPRIGELGEPIITRIDELFVRSSAFLHVQAGSPRLALLYEDNQKKVKLKVRELKYSTAAGAESEFTSIADYAQELDLGASHLIPVPAPLAAAGGLLILGETSIKYVDADNNEIVSQPLEEATIFVAWEQVDSQRWLLADDYGRLFFLMLVLRNSEVERWELHSLGNTSRASVLVYLGGGVVFVGSHQGDSQVIRIGDQSFQVIQTLSNIAPVLDFTIMDLGNRTSENQMHEFSSGQARIVTGSGAFDDGTLRSVRSGVGLEELGVLGDMEHITDLWGLQVGSRGDFLDTLLVTFVNETRVFRFSPDGEAEELESFLGLSLSENTLLAANLPGSRILQVTEQRVLIADIECGMTIFEWTPKNQLIITAASANDDTIVLVAGGKHVTVLDIQSEARVVSEKDFGADNQISGVTLPTTPTDVCIVGFPQLAKVSVLKLQDLSHISSTSLGPAGEAFPRSVLVASVLAENAPTLFISMADGSVITYDYNDQDHSLSGMNKLVLGSEQPTFKKLPRGNGLSNVFATCENPSLIYGSEGRIIYSAVNSEGASRICHFNSEAYPESIAVATAQELKIGLVDKERTTQIQTLPIKATVRRVAYSPSEKAFGMGTIERKLVSGEEIVKSQFVLADEILFRRLDAFDLEGEEIVECVIRAEAPESKDGEAKDRFVVGSAYLGEDDGDSTLGYIRVFEVDNGRKLAKVAQERVKGACRALAVMGDKIVAALVKTVVVFQVVPRSGGLQLQRLASYRTSTAPVDITVTRNVIAIADLMKSVCVVEYHEGENGAPDKLVEVARHFQTVWATGVTSVAPDTYLESDAEGNLIVLRRNRSGVEEDDRRRLEVTGEICLNEMVNRIRPVNIQQLPSATVVPRAFLATVEGSIYLYAIINPDYQDFLMRLQATMASRADSLGGIPFTDYRAFRTMTRQATEPYRFVDGELIERFLTCEPAVQKEIVDIVGSSLEEVRAIVEALRRLH
- the cprA gene encoding NADPH--hemoprotein reductase cprA (transcript_id=CADANIAT00002079), which gives rise to MAQLDTLDVVVLAVLLAGSIAYFTKGTFWAVAKDPYASSGPAMNGVAKAGKSRNIIEKMDETGKNCVIFYGSQTGTAEDYASRLAKEGSQRFGLKTMVADIEEYDYENLDQFPEDKVAFFVLATYGEGEPTDNAVEFYQFITGDDVSFEGGGSAEDKPLSSLKYVAFGLGNNTYEHYNAMVRQVDAALTKLGAQRIGSAGEGDDGAGTMEEDFLAWKEPMWAALSEAMNLQEREASYEPVFCVTEDESLTPEDNSVYLGEPTKGHLEGQPNGPYSAHNPYIAPIVESRELFTVKDRNCLHMEISIAGTNLTYQTGDHIAIWPTNAGAEVDRFLNVFGLEEKRHSVINIKGIDVTAKVPIPTPTTYDAAVRYYMEVCAPVSRQFVSTLAAFAPDEETKTEIVRLGSDKDYFHEKITNQCFNIAQALQSITSKPFSNVPFSLLIEGLNKIQPRYYSISSSSLVQKDKISITAVVESTRLPGATHIVKGVTTNYLLALKQKQNGDPSPDPHGQTYAINGPRNKYDGIHVPVHVRHSNFKLPSDPSRPIIMIGPGTGVAPFRGFIQERAALAARGEKVGPTVLFFGCRKRDEDFLYKDEWKVFQDQLGDSLKIITAFSRESEKKVYVQHRLKEHAELVSDLLKQKATFYVCGDAANMAREVNLVLGQIIAAQRGLPAEKGEEMVKHMRSSGSYQEDVWS